A single region of the Rhodospirillales bacterium genome encodes:
- a CDS encoding response regulator transcription factor gives MRVQNQQVFVLEDEPDIGRMLCRTLDQHGYRSELFLRAADFQRRMRTRQPTLCIVDLGLPDEDGLQVVRDVQSRYGTPVIIVTGRGGVLDRIIGLELGADDYVVKPFDPREVVARVGAVLRRAGRPADSNNGNCSDLAKFGDWVFDFDRHVLTAGDGREIDLSAAEAQLLQVMVRQPNRILSRESLLGLQAADDRSPFDRSIDVRISRLRQKVEPDPRRPQVIKTVYGAGYMFTASVEWVAKGG, from the coding sequence ATGCGGGTTCAGAATCAACAGGTCTTCGTCCTGGAGGACGAGCCGGACATTGGGCGGATGCTGTGCCGCACCCTTGATCAGCACGGCTATCGCTCGGAGTTGTTCCTCCGCGCCGCCGATTTCCAGAGGCGCATGCGGACCCGCCAGCCGACTCTCTGCATCGTCGACCTCGGCCTGCCCGACGAGGATGGGCTGCAGGTGGTCCGCGACGTGCAGAGCCGCTACGGAACCCCCGTCATCATCGTCACAGGTCGCGGCGGCGTCCTCGACCGGATCATCGGCCTTGAACTGGGCGCCGACGACTATGTGGTCAAGCCGTTCGATCCGCGCGAGGTGGTGGCCCGGGTCGGCGCCGTCCTGCGCCGCGCCGGGCGCCCGGCAGACTCCAACAACGGCAACTGCAGCGACCTGGCGAAGTTCGGCGACTGGGTGTTCGACTTTGACCGGCACGTGCTGACCGCCGGCGACGGCCGCGAGATCGATCTCAGCGCCGCGGAAGCCCAACTGCTGCAGGTGATGGTGCGCCAGCCCAACCGCATCCTGTCGCGGGAATCGCTGCTGGGCCTGCAGGCCGCCGACGACCGCTCACCGTTCGACCGCAGCATCGACGTGCGCATTTCCAGATTGCGCCAGAAGGTCGAGCCCGACCCCAGGCGCCCGCAAGTGATCAAAACCGTCTACGGCGCCGGCTACATGTTCACCGCCAGCGTCGAATGGGTGGCGAAGGGGGGATGA